From the genome of Adlercreutzia equolifaciens DSM 19450:
GGCCAGCTTGCGCCGCAGCGTCTTCACGTGCATGTCCACCGTGCGCGTCTCGCCGACGAAGCTTACGCCCCACACCTGCTCGAGCAGCTGCTCGCGGGTAAGCACACGGCCCTTGTTCTCCATGAGTGTGCGCAGAAGGTCGAACTCCTTGCGTGTGAGGTTGACTTCCCGGCCATTCGCCACCACGGTGCGGGCGGACGGCGACAGCTTGATCGCGCCGACGGCCATAAGGTCACTGGGCTCCGCCACCTCTTCTGCAGCGCCTTGGCTCGGACGGCTCGCGCGCCGCAGCAGCGCGTTCACTCGCGAGATGAGTTCCATCATGCCGAAGGGTTTCGCCAGGTAGTCGTCGGCGCCGGCATCGAGCCCCACTACTTTGTCGAACTCGGTGCCCTTGGCCGTGAGCATCATAACGGGAAGGTTCTCCGTCGCCGCATTACCGCGCAGGGCCTGCAGCAGAACGAGGCCATCGTCGCCGGGCAGCATAATGTCCAGCAGCACCGCATCGGGCGGCTCGACCGCGCACCGCTCAACAAGACCGTCGCCATCGTGGAACGCACGCACTTCCATACCCGCTTGATGCAGCGCATAGGCAGTCAGGTCGCGGATATGCTCGTCGTCTTCCACGTAATAGATGAGCGGGGCTTTGCTCATGGGAATCCTTTCTGGAACAGGTGCGCGGTCATTGTAGCGCAACAGCCGCGCGACGCAGAGATGGGCGGCAAGGCGTCAAAGAGCCGTGGGGCCGACCGAACAGGCAGTGCCGTCCCAGTGCCGCCTCAGTGCCACCCAGTGCCGCCCCAGCGACACCTCCGCGCAACCGGAAACCAGCGCGAAAGCGACCGACGGTGCGGGGTAGCGCCGTCGGTCGCAAGGGCGGCTTAGGCGGCCGCTGCGTCGGGGGCCAGCGGCGTCTCCAGGGTGTCCACCAGCGGGTCGCGCGGTCGACGCGGCTTCTCGGGGAGAATCGCCATGACGATCTTCACCATCACCGAGACCAGCGGTAGCCACAAAGCGGTCATGGTCACGTTGAACAGCGTGTGGGCGTTGGCGATCTGCCGGGCGATAACTTCCACCTCGGGGCCGGCCGGGGGAATGGCCGCCACCACTGACGCGAAGGGCCCGACGAGCCACACGAACAAGAGGCAGCCCGATAGGTTGAAGATGCAGTGGGACAGGGCCACGCGCTTGGCGTCGCGAGACTGGCCGATGGCGGCGAGCAGCGCCGTGATGGTGGTGCCCAGGTTGTCGCCGAGAAGGATGGGGATGGCGCCGTCGAGGCCGATGATGCTCGCTCCATCGGCGCCCGGCGTGGAAGCGAAGTTCTGCAGCACGGCGATGGTGGCGCTGGAGCTTTGCACCACGAGCGTCATGAGGGTGCCCACCAGAACGCCGAGCACCGGCACGCCCGTCACCTGGGCAATCAGGTCGGTGAACACGGGGTTCTCGGCCAAGGGCTTCATGACAGCGCCCATGGTGTCGATGCCGAGGAACAAAAGTCCGAAGCCGAAGACGGCGGTGCCGACGTACTTCATCTGTCCCTGCTTGGCGAGCTGCATGATGAGGAAGCCCACGAGCACGATGCCGAGCACGTAATCGGACAGCTTGAAGGCGATGATCTGCGCCGTGATGGTGGTGCCGATATTCGCTCCCATGATGATGGGGATGGCCTGACGCAACCCCATGAGACCGGCAGCCACGAAACCGATGGCCATGACCGTGGTGGCGCTGGAGCTTTGCAGCACCGCCGTGGCCAGTGCACCGGCCAGAACACCGAAAAAGGGGTTCTTCGTCACGGCGGCCAGAATGGCACGCATGCGTTCGCCAGCCGCCTCCTGCAGGTTGCTGCTCATGAGGTTCATGCCGTACAGGAACAGGGCCAGACCGCCGAACAGTCCCAGCCCGATTTGCAGCAGTTCTTCCACCTATGCGTCTCCTTCTCACGGCGACCCGCCCCTTGCGAGCCGCGTTCGTTGACGGGTCGCACCCTTGCGGCCCGCGCTCGTCTCAGCAGGAAAGGAGTATGAAGCCCCATTGAGCTGCAGCCGTAAGAGCCACGTAAAATGAAAGTAAAATCGTGCGGCGCTACCGACCGTTAAGCCCAACCCTCCGTAGGGGCTGACCTTGGTCGCCCCTCTTTTGCCATGCGGGCGCAACCCACCCGCGAGGGCTGACCAAGGTCAGCCCCTACGGAAACGGGAATGCCGCTACCCAAAACGGCCAGCGACGTAATCGGCGGTGCGGGGGTCGGTGGGGGCGGAGAAGATAGTGTCGGTGTCGCCGGCTTCCACCACCTCGCCCAGCAGGAAGAACGCCGTCTTATCGGAGATACGCAGGGCCTGCAGCATGTTGTGGGTCACCATGATCACCGTGTAGCGCTCCTTCAGCTGGCCGATAAGCTCCTCAATCTTCGCCGTGGAAATGGGATCCAAAGCGCTCGTGGACTCGTCGAGCAGCAGCACCTCCGGCTGCACCGCCAGGGCGCGGGCGATGCACAGGCGCTGCTGCTGACCGCCGGACAGGCCGAGTGCGTTCTTCTTCAGACGATCCTTCAGCTCGTCCCAGATAGCGGCCGCGCGCAGCGACTCCTCTACGATGATGTCCAGATCGGCCTTGGCGCGCACCCCATGGCTGCGGGGACCGAAGGCAACATTGTCGTAGATGCTCATAGGGAAGGGGTTCGGCTGCTGGAACACCATGCCCACGCGCCGGCGCAGGTCGGTAGGATCCAGCGTGCGGTAGGCGTCGGAACCGTCCAGCAGCACCGAGCCTTCCACGCGACAGCCTTCCACCAAATCGTTCATGCGGTTCAGCGTCTTCAGCAGCGTGGACTTACCGCAACCGGAAGGGCCGATGAGCGCCGTCACCTGGTTTTCTGGGAAGGTGAGGTTGATATCGCGCAGACCTTGGAAGTCGCCGTAGAACAGGTTCAGGTGCTCGACGGCCATCTTCGCAGGAGCGGGTGCGGCCTCTGGAACCTCAGCTGCCGCGGGGACGCTCGTCTCTTTCGCGAGTTCTTTCAAAAAGCTCGTCATTTCTTGCTCACTTCCATTTTCTGTGCCACCACCCGCATGGCGGCGTTCAGCAGAAGAACGAGGATCAGCAGCACCACCGAGGTGGCGTAGGCCTCGTTCACGTGCAGGCCCTCGCAGGCCAGGGTGTACATGTGCACGGCCAAGGTGCGGCAGGAGTCGAACAGGGCGAAGATGCCCTGGCCGGCGAAGTCGGGGATTTGGGCCACGGTGCCAGCAGTGAACAACAGGGCCGCCACCTCGCCCACGCAACGGCCGAGAGCCAAAATGACGCCGCCCAAAATGCCGGGCACTGCCGAGGGCAGCACGCAGCGGGCCACCGTGCGCAACCGCCCGGCACCGAGGCCGAAGCCGCCCTCGCGGTAGGAATCGGGCACCGCCATGAGCGCCTCCTCGGTGGTGCGCATGATGACCGGCAGCACCATGATGGCCAGGGTGCAGGCGCCGGACAGAAGCGAGAGGCCCCAGCCGCAAGCCGTCACGAAGAACAGCATGCCGAACAGGCCGTAGATGATGGAGGGAATGCCCTGCAGCGTTTCGGCGGTCACGCGCACCAGGCGCACGAAGCGGCTGCCTCGGCGGGCGTACTCCACCAGGTAGATGGCCGCGCCGACGCCTACGGGCACCGCCAGCGCCAAAGCCAGCAGCGCCATGATGACCGTCGAGGCGAGCGCCGGCAGAAGCGACACGTTCTCGGAGGTGTATTCCCACTGGAACAGATCGGGGGTAAGCGCGGGCACGCCTCGCACCAGGATGTAGCCCACCACGAACAGCAGCACGGCGGCGGTTACCGTTGCGGCGGCATAGGTGAGCCAGCGCAGCAGCACCGACACCGCGCGGCGCCGACGGGACGAGCGGGCGATGCGGGCCTCCAAGGCATCTTCCTTGGCGAAGCAAGCAGGCATCAGATTGACGGCACCCAGGGCTCCCAAGGTCGGCGAGCAGGCGACCACCGAGGGTCGCGGGCGACGCAAGCGCAGGTTGAAGCCATCGCTCATCGCGCCTCACCTCTCTTCCGAGTAACGTTGAGCAGCATCGTGATCAGCAGGATGAACACGAACAGAACCACGCCGGTGGCGATGAGGGCCTCGCGGTGCAGGTCGGCGGCGTAGCCCATCTCCAACACGATGTTGGCCGTCATGGTGCGCACGCCAGACAGCAGCGAGTCGGGAATGATGGGCATGTTTCCGGCCACCATGACCACGGCCATGGTCTCGCCGATGGCCCGTCCCAGCCCCAGCACGATGGCGGCCATGATGCCGGAGGCGGCCGCCGGGGCCACCACCTTGAACACGGCGTGCTCGTGATCGACGCCGAGAGCCAGGGCACCCTCGTAGTAGCGAGCGGGCACGGCGTCCAAAGCGCTTTGGGCCACGGTGATGACGGTAGGCAGGATCATAATGCCTAAGATAAGGCTGGCTGCCAGCACCGAAAGCCCCGTGCCCGGCCCGAGCAGACGCACGAAGGGCACGATGATGACCAGCCCGAAGAAGCCGTAGACCACCGATGGAATGCCAGCCAGCAGCTCCACGCCGCTGCGCAGGAAGGAGCCCATGCGGCCGCGAGCGAACCGCGAGAGGTACAACGCCGTGAGCAGGCCGCCCGGCACGCCCACGATCATGGCACCGACTGTCACGTACAGGCTGCCTACGATCATGGGGAAGATGCCGTAGAGGTCGTTGGCCGGGCGCCACGTGGTGCCGAAGAGGAATTCCGGCAGCCCGATCTCGGCCATGGCCGGCACGCCGTTGGCCAGCAGAAACAGGCAGATCAGCGCCACGGCGGCGATGGAGAGGGCCGCGGCTGCGGCGAAGAGAGCGCGGGCGGCCGCTTCGCGTAGGGCACGCGGGCGGCGCTTGGGCACGCGGGCGGCCGCAGGGGCACCGGCAGCTGCGAGACCTGCGCCGGCTCCGGGCGCTCCGGCGCTCCCGGAGCCGGCGGCCGTCGATGCACTTGCTGGCGGCACGTTCAGCAGGGAGAACAGCATAGTCGATCCCGCTTAGGCGACGTCGGCCCAGCTGGTAGCCGCGCCGGTATAGATGTCGCACACCTGCTGGCTCGTCAGGTCGCTCACCGACGAGGTGGGCGACACGATGACCGCGATGCCGTCCAGAGCGATGGGGGTGCCCTCGGCGCCAGCACCGGCCTCGGAGTCTTTCAGGTCGCGGGAAGCCATGCCGATGTCACAGGTGCCATCGAGCGCCATGTTCACACCCGTGGTGGAATCGGACTGCTGCACTTCCACGGTCACCTGGGGATTAGCCGACTGGAAGGCCTCGGCCAGCTTCTCCATGACCGGCGTGACCGAGGAGGATCCGGCCACAACCACCTTCCCACTGGCGCCGTTGGAGGCGAAGGGGGCGGCTGCATCGTCGATGGCGATGTAATTGTTGTCGCTCACCACGGCCTGCCCCTCGGTGCTCATGATGAACGCGAGGAAGTCGGCGGCCGGCGCGGCGAGCTCGCCCTTCGTCACGATGTTGAAGGGACGCGCGATGGCATAGGAGCCGTCCTTCACGGCCGCGGCGGTGGGCGCAACGCCATCGATGGACACCGCCTTCACTGTGTCGTCCAGCGAGCCCAAGGAGATATAACCGATGGCGTTGGGGTCGCCGGCCACCGACGTCATCATGACCGCCGTTGAGTTGGTGATGGCGGCTGCGGACGTGGTCATGTCCACCTTGTCGCCGTTGGCGTCCTTCTGCTCGATGCCGAACAGCTCAACGAAGGCGCCGCGGGTGCCGGAGCCGTCCTCGCGGGAGTACACCGAGATGGGAGCGTTAGCGGATGCGCCGCTGCCGCCAGATGCGATGGCAGAGTCGCCCGCTGCAGCCGTATCGCCGGCCGATGCGCCCACACAACCCGCAAGCGCCACTGCCAGCGCCCCGCACAAAGCCGCCGCTCCAGCGAGCACCACCAGCCGCTGCAACCGCCGCGGCAAACGAGAAGATACCGAAGATGCTTTCATGTCGTCGTTCCTTTCAAACGCGCGGGTCGGCATCCCAGAACCACCACCCGCAAGGGCCATTCAACTCGCGAAAGCGACCCACAAGGGAACGTCGCTTCCGTGCATTCATGATGGCCCCGCTCCGTAAAAGAACTGAGCAACATCTGTAAAGAGCCACCGTCAGTTCCGAAAAGTTTTGGTAAAACCCCAGCGCCGAACGCCCGAAGCGCTTGCTTGACTGTCATTTGACTCGTATGGCAATGGCTGCTCCGAGCAGCTGCTCCGGATAGCTGCCTGCGCACTCTTCCAAACGCTGCGCATTTCCCCTTTCCACGAGTAAATGCCAGTTGAGGGCCGAAATGGTCGGTGGGCCCGTGACGCCTCTGCCATTACTGGCCTGAAGTGGCAGAAAAATGCCAGTTGAGGGCAGTTATGGCTGAGCGCCCCCGTTCGGCCTTACCATTTCGGGGTCGAAGTGGCATTTGCGCGACGGAAACAAAATAAGGGCCGCAACAAAGACGGCCCTCTGGGTGCTTTACGATAGACCAACTTAAAAGAGGTGGTCGCTCTCTTTCATTCCCTTCAATGTCGGCTAGGCAATGGCAGCATATTCAGACTCGAGAAGCTCGAGAAGCGGCTCTGCACCCGATGTTGAATCTTCACTGGCGGCCGGCTCGGAGGCGCGGCGGTCGGCCAAGGCTCGGCGAACGCGGAGAACACCGTAGGTCGCGAGCAGCAGAGCGTACACGGCCAGGTTGAGGGAGGCGTCCGCAGAACCGCCCAGCACCGGCTTGGCCAAGTAGCAACCGGCATGCACGAGAATGAGCGCGAAGAACGGATAGGCGAGCCGCTGCAGGCGCTTCCACGGCATGGCGCCCAGGCGTCGCCGTACGACGTCGATGGAGGTGACCGCCAGCGGAACCAGCAGAACCACCAGAGCCACGGCACTCGTGAAACCGGCAACGGCGAAGGGGTTGGACGCACCGACGCTTCCCAGAATCTCAAGGTAAACCACGGCGTAGAACCCGATGTGACCGGCTATGAGAATCGTTCCCAGCAAGGAAAGCTGCGCCCGGACGGGCTGCAGGCGCCGGCGCACGGCCGAGCGCTTGTCCAGCACACCCATCATCATGACCACCGCGAACAGGGCGAAGGCCACATACCCCTTCTGCACCACGAAGGCGACCTCGCGCAGCGGCAGCACGGCCGGCGGCGCTATAGTAAGGTACGCACCCGCGCCCGCAAGCGCTACTGCTGCCAGGTAAAAGAGCATCGAATGGCTGCGCAGCGGCCGGGCCAGCGCCCAGGACAGAACGGCCACGACAACCAACGTGATTAGCAGGCGCATGAGACGGCCTCCTTGCAACATTCGCCGTCAGCACCAGAGGTCGCACCAGCATCTTCGCTGCCGCTCAGCTTCTCCTCCAACTGGGCGCGGCGCTCCTTCACCAGGCCGCAGGCTAGAAGCGCCATACCGGCGTAAAAGTCACTGTCGCTCTTCTCGGCCATGGCGGCCGCCCACTCGTCCACAAAAGTGAGCACATGATTGTCGATGAAGTCCGCCTGATCCTTCTGCAGCGAGCGTGCCGTTTCCTCGTCGCCGGCTTCAACCGCCTCCGCCTCGCGGCCGGCAAGCACCGCCAGGAAGCTGAGCATGAGACCGATATGGTCGTCGGGCTCGCGGTTCTTCTTCTCGAACTCCAACCCATGGGCGCGAAATGCCGCCCGCACCTCCCGCGTGGAATCCGTGAACAGGCGGTTGTTCTCATCGAGGTAGTAGGATTCCCACGGCGCGGCCAGAGGACGCGCCGGCCCCACAAGGCTCCGAAACCAGGCCGTCTTCAAATCGTCGATGACTTCTTCTGGCCGCTCCTGAACCGAGCGCCGCCACAAGCGCAGGTGATCCGCGGCCTCGCGAACCTCTTGACTCGCGTCCTCAAAGGGCAGCTCGTCCCACAATCCTTCTACTCCAAAACGCTCTATGAACGATGCGTCTGGCTCGGCCACCAACGTGTAACCGACTGTCTGCAACATAGCCTGAATTGTCTTCAGCAAGATAGTGGCCTCTTCGTCCATCGGAGTCGCAAAGCGGCCCCATCACTACCGCACACGGGGCGATCAATAATCTCGACCATAGGAAAGCACCTCCGCTTCTCATCAGTGAATAGCGGCGCCCCAGCACCCGGGGAGGGGACGGGAAGCCGGGGCGTCGCTTCAAACAAGGACGGTCGACACGCCTGCGAGAGAGAAGACGCGCCGACCGATGCAAATTGCTACAACTCGTATTCCAGCGAGGGATCCTCACCCATCGTCACGTCCATGATTTCTGTCTTAGGATGCGGGATGAGAACCAGCGACGGATTCGTCGTGTTCGCCGGCAGCGGTACCGCTTCCACATCGCCCTCGCCGTATTCGGCGCGCAGCTCATCGATGTCGCCGTAGCGCAGGGCACGCAGCGCACAGGTGCGGACGCAATAGGGGTCTTCGCCGCGCTCCAGCTGATCCTTGCAGAAATCGCACTTGCCCATGTAGCCCTCTTCCTCGAGGAAAGACGGCGCATGGTACGGGCAGGCCTTCTCGCAGGAACGGCAGCCGATGCACACATCGTGATCGGTCCACACGATGCCGGTGTCGGGATCTTTCTGCATGGCGCCCGAAGGGCATACCGCCACACAAGCCGGGTTCTCGCAATGGTTGCAGGCCATGGCGATGAAGTAAGCGAACAAATCCGACGGAGCAGGCAGCGTGTCGCCCTCGCCCACTTCCCAGGTGCCGTGCTCCCATTCGTACACGCGACGGAACAAGTTGCCCACGGGCAGGTTGTTCTTGTTCTTGCAGGCCATCTGACACGTCTTGCACCCGATGCAGGCCTCGGAATCGAAGAAAAATCCGTACTGTGTCATGTTAGTCCCCCAACTCAATCACGCGCAGCGGACGATCGATATCGTGATCGAACGGACCGTCCCACTTCTCCATTTCCACATTGATGGTGTTCCACGGCTGAATATCGCATCCGCAGGGATCCGAACTGGTGAGCACGCCCGGATTACCGCCGAAGTCGACTTCCAGCTCCTCGTCGTAATCGGTCCAGCCACCGTCGGCCACCAGCACTACCCCGGGCACCACGCGCGGCGTGATCTTTATGGCGCGAACAAGAGCGCCGCGACCGTTGTAAATCTTCACCGGATCGTGTTGAGAAAGACCGCGCTCCTGGGCATCCAGGGGGTTCACGTAGGCCACGTTCGCGTGGGCCTCCTGCATCCAGCGGCAGTTGTCTAGCTGGCTGGAGTGATGGCCCAGCGAATGAGGCGACTCCAGCTGCAACGGATAGGGGCCCTTCACCCGATTCTCGAAATCCGAGAAGGTGGCCTCGTAACCTTCTTGCGGCGGCTCGTATTTGGGAATGGGCGAGATGCTGTAGGAGCCGTAAATGTCCACGACCTCGGCCAACTGGCGGCAGTAGATTTCCAGTTTGCCGCTCTCAGTGTTCAGCGGATTCGCCACCGGGTCTTCCACGAAAGCCTCCAGGGCGATGTAGCCGCAGTTGTCGCCCTCGGTGCGCGGCACCTGGTAGATACCGTCCTTCAAGAATTGCCGAAGCGGGATGCGACCCTCCTGCGGCTCGCGATCGGGGGAGCCCAACTCGGCCCAGTCCTCAGCCGTGATGGTGAGCAGCTTCTCGAAGTCGGGATCCACCATATCTTCCGTCGTAGCGCCACCAGGGCCTACCGCACCCGAGCCCACCTTCTTTGTGAAGCCGCCTTCCTTGATGACCGTGGCTCCCTGAATCTGATTGGCGAAGATCTCTTCCTCGGTGATCTCCAACTCGTCGGGATCGAAACCGAGACGCTCGGCCAGGGCGCGATTGATCTCGTAATCGCTTCGGGCCTCGAACAAGGGGGCGATCACGTGGGCGCAAAAGGTCAATGTTTCGTGGTTCGAGGTATGGCTGAAGTTGGCCGGGTGCTCCCACTGCATGACCATGGGCAGCACGATGTCGGCATATTGGGCCGTCGTGTTTAGGAAACAATCGCAGGACACGACGAATTCCACTTTGCGGAAGGCCTTGATTCCCAGCAGCGTGTCCGGCTCACTGTTGAGCTTGTTGCCGCGGCCAATATCCCAGATGCAGCGGATATCGATCTCGCGCTGTCCCCACTTGCCGTTATGGTAGGAACCGTCGTACACCGCGTGCCACTTCTGCTGCGAGGTAACGCCGAACAGTCCGTCGGTGGGCACCACAGCAGCACTGAGGGCGAATGTGTTGGCAACCGGGTCGGTCGTCGCGTATTCGGAACGCCCTTCCCCGCCGACGGCCACCAGAGCGCTACCGCCGTTGCAGACCATCTGGCCCGACATGTCGGACACCATGGCGCCGGACTTGCCCACGTTGCCCGTCATCCAGCCCACCGTGAAGAACGCCTGGGCTGCCTGTTCGCCGCGGAAGCCGCGGGTCACGGCCGAACACGAGAAGATAGCCGCGGGCTTAATCGTAGCCATATCCGTAGCAAGGGAGCGAATCACTTCGGACTCGACACCGCAAATCTCGCTCGCCCATTCCGGCGTCTTCGGCGCACCATCGTAGGTACCGAGCACGTAATCTTTGAAGTTGTCCTTCGGATCGGCGCCCTCGGGCATGTGGTCGGCATCGAAGCCCACGGTGTAAGTGTCGAGAAAGGCCTGGTCTTGCAGGTCGTTTTCAATCATGTGGTAGGCACAGCCAATGAAGAGCGCTGCATCGGTGGCCGGGCGAATGGGAATCCACTCATCAGCGATGGCGCCGAGGCCGGAGTTATAGAATGGGTTGATGCCGACGATCTTCGCCCCACGACGCTTGGCATCCAACAGCACCTTGTTGGGATAGCCCAAAGCGCTCCAGGAGGGGTTGTTGCCGTCCAGCACGATGAGCTTGGCGTTCAGAATATCAAGGCGATCGTTGTACAAGTAGGCACCGTAATAGCCCGCCAAATTCTGATAACCCGTCATCATGGAGGAGGGATAAACCCATCCGCCCTGGGAGTTGCCGCCGCATCCGCCCTGCGATCCGCCAAGAGCCGTCAACAGGGTTCGGATACAACCCAGCCCGCATGACAGCCTCATTGCCGTAAGCGCCAATGATGCGCGTAAGCTCGTCAGCGATGATGTCCAGCGCCTCGTCCCAGCTGATACGCACCCACTCGTCCTTGCCGCGCAGCTCGCCGTTGATCTTGGCCGGGTCACCGCCGGGCTCCCAGTTTTTGCGCTTCATGGGGTACTTCAAGCGATCGGGGCCATAGACATGATTCATCTTCGCCTGGCCACGCAGGCAACCGCGCTGCTGAGGCATATCTTCGGAATCGGGATTCCGATCGTCGGTCTTCACGCGCACGACCTGGCCGTCTTTCACCAGCGCGTAATTGATGCAGCTAGCCGAGCAATACAGGCGGAAGCAGCGATAGGGCTTCCACTCGCCCTCGTCTTCCAAAGCCGGAGCAGGGGCATCGTCGCTGCCCGTATCTGCCATCTTCGCTTGCGGAGCGCAAGCCACCAGCTGTCCAAGCGCCGGCACCGTGGCGGCCGCACCGGTCCACTTCAGGAAGCTGCGACGGGTAAGCCCGTGCTTTTGCTGGGAAGCGGCAACGGCTTCATGCGATGCGCACGAAATGTTTTTCTCCTCCATGTTCCTCCTCTTTTCTCTCATTTCGAAGAACCTCCTGGCCTCATTCGAGGCGCAGCCTGAGTGTAAGAGGAGCCCGTGGTTCAGCGCGGCCCTCGAAAAGTTCCAGGCGTGGTAACTCATAGTTGCAACCAAGCACATCCACCGCTTACAATACCGAGCTGTCGAGGGGAGAGGCCATGGACATCCAGCAGCTACGCTACTTCAAGCGCGTCGTAGACGACGGCAGCTTATCGAAGGCGGCGGCCAGTTTCTTCATGACGCCGCAGGCCATGCGCAAACAAATCAACAACCTGGAAAACGAGATCGGCGTCGAGATCCTCACCCGCACCCCCCAGGGTGTTTTCCCTAGCGATGCGGGGCGAGCGCTTTACGACTATGCCCAGCGTCTCATCGCCCTAACCGACGAGGCCGTAAGCGTCTGCCGCCAGCGCGCCGGAGTCGAGAGACAGCGATTGCATATCGGGCTGTACCACAACGCGAACCTGCATTTGATGCCGCGGCTTACTGCCCGCTTTACGGAAGAGCACCCTGATATCGAGTTGGTATTCACCGACTTCGTTACCTTCGAAGATTTCGAACGAGCCCTGGTGGAGGGCAAGATCGACGTCGTCATGACCTTCGGAAACAGTCGGCGCCGCAAATCATGCTTTTGCAGCGCAGCGATACCGTGGGGATCGGCATTCGAATGGTGGCGCCGAATTACGAGACCCTCGCCCATGTTCCCTTCGCGCCTCCTCCCGGCGTGGACGACCGCGTGAGCATGGAGCTTTCCACCAACCAGCCCGACTCCCCTGCCGTGCAGGCGCTCTACCGCTGCGCCCGCGACATCTGCGCCAACGAGCTTCAATTCGGCTGCTAAAATTCCGAGCCGCTGAAAGCATCCACGACTTACCTTCCTGCAATGCGCTGCCGGAAATACGTCCCAAACGCGTAAAGCGGCACATCCCGAATGGCGCCATCTTGGGAAGGAGATGCCAGGGACGTGCGCACGGCGAGAGGCGGCTGGTACTTCTTGACGAAGGCGGCGAGGCTCTTCGCCTTCAAGTTGACGCCCGATTTCACCTCAATCGGCACCGGCTGGACAGCCTCGGTGCCCCCGTCGATGATGAAGTCAATCTCGGTGCGCGTGGAAGGGTTCACGAAGTAGTGAAGCTTGCTGTCGGGCTCCGCACTGTCGCCGGCCAAGCCGTTCGCAAGCATTTCCTGGGCGACGAGCTGCTCCGCAAGCGATCCCTTGAACGAGCTGAACAAGGCTTCGCTGTCGAGTATCGTTCGGGCTCCCAGATTGTTCATCGCCCCGAGCAGCCCCACATCCAACAAATAGATTTTGAACACATCCCCGTCCTCGTGCGACACAAGGGGCGATTCGGGCAAGCTGACGCAGCTCGAGGGGATCGCGAGCGAGGTGTCGATCAGCCATTGGAGGGCGTCCTCGTACTCCCGCGCGCGAGCCGATTCCCGTATCTTGGAGAACATGAACTTGCGGTTCTCCTTGGCCAAATTTGCCGGCACCGCCCGCCAGACCCGGCGAATGCGCTCCGCCAGGGCATCGTCGGCGTACTTCGAGAAATCGGCGTTATAGGAGCGCAAGAGCTCGTTGTGCACGCGCCGCGCGTCCGCAGGATCGGCCGTTTCGGCAAAAGCGAGCACGGCTTCCGGCATACCGCCGACGAACAGGTACTGCTTCAGCAGCTCGATCAGGCGGTCGTGAAACGGCGCGATAGCTTCCCAATCAAGCGTCTCTACCAGTTCCACTAGCAGTTCCTCACCAATACCGCCGAGGAACTCCGAGAAATTCAAGGGGTACAGATCGAGGAAGCTCACCTTCCCCACGGGAAACGACGGTCTCGGCCTCCCTTTCTCCTGCGCCCTCTTGCCGCGGCGAAGGGCAAGGCCCAAAGCCGAGCCGCCCGCGACGACAGGCAGATGCGGCATCTGCTCGTTGAAGTACTTGAGAGACTGGATGGCCCGCGGAGACTCCTGAATCTCGTCGAGAATGAGCAGGGTGCTCCCATCGATGCGGACGCCTGCCTCGGCCTGTAGGATGGGAAGAAGCCGTTGGGGCGAGAGAGAGCCCCCGAACGCCGCCACAAGCTGAGGATTATCGTCGAAGGTAACGTAGGCGAACCTCTCGAAGCACGTATTCCCGAACTCCTTCATGAGCCAGGTCTTCCCCACCTGCCGCGCTCCGCTCACAATGAGCGGCTTTCTGCGCGGAGACGC
Proteins encoded in this window:
- a CDS encoding ATP-binding protein, whose protein sequence is MKRQAIKELQRWKASPRRKPLIVSGARQVGKTWLMKEFGNTCFERFAYVTFDDNPQLVAAFGGSLSPQRLLPILQAEAGVRIDGSTLLILDEIQESPRAIQSLKYFNEQMPHLPVVAGGSALGLALRRGKRAQEKGRPRPSFPVGKVSFLDLYPLNFSEFLGGIGEELLVELVETLDWEAIAPFHDRLIELLKQYLFVGGMPEAVLAFAETADPADARRVHNELLRSYNADFSKYADDALAERIRRVWRAVPANLAKENRKFMFSKIRESARAREYEDALQWLIDTSLAIPSSCVSLPESPLVSHEDGDVFKIYLLDVGLLGAMNNLGARTILDSEALFSSFKGSLAEQLVAQEMLANGLAGDSAEPDSKLHYFVNPSTRTEIDFIIDGGTEAVQPVPIEVKSGVNLKAKSLAAFVKKYQPPLAVRTSLASPSQDGAIRDVPLYAFGTYFRQRIAGR